The following proteins are encoded in a genomic region of Jaculus jaculus isolate mJacJac1 chromosome 13, mJacJac1.mat.Y.cur, whole genome shotgun sequence:
- the Coq5 gene encoding 2-methoxy-6-polyprenyl-1,4-benzoquinol methylase, mitochondrial translates to MAAPRSCVLWSCGRGWWRALPACRFPGLCSSGSGVPLGARHLSQQKRTTETHFGFESVSEEEKGGKVHQVFESVAKKYDLMNDMMSLGIHRVWKDFLLWKMQPFPGTQLLDVAGGTGDIAFRFLNYVQAQHRRKQKRQLRTQQNLSWEEIAKKYQNKEDPLGGSFVMVCDINKEMLKVGKQKAVGQGYDTGLAWVLGDAEELPIHDDKFDVYTIAFGIRNVTHIDRALQEAYRVLKPGGRFLCLEFSQVSNPVISRLYDLYSFQVIPVLGEIIAGDWKSYQYLVESIRKFPSQEEFKEMIEDAGFQKVTYESLTRGIVAIHSGFKL, encoded by the exons ATGGCGGCTCCCAGGAGCTGTGTCCTGTGGAGCTGCGGCCGTGGGTGGTGGCGAGCTCTGCCTGCCTGCAGGTTTCCCGGACTTTGTAGCTCCGGATCCGGGGTCCCTCTGGGTGCGCGACACTTGTCCCAACAGAAGCGAACCACCGAGACGCACTTCGGCTTTGAGTCTGTGTcggaagaggagaagggaggcaAAG TCCATCAGGTATTTGAAAGTGTGGCCAAGAAGTATGATCTGATGAATGATATGATGAGTCTTGGCATCCATCGTGTTTGGAAGGATTTCCTGCTCTGGAAAATGCAACCATTTCCGGGAACCCAACTGCTCGATGTGGCTGGAGGCACAG GTGACATTGCCTTCCGGTTCCTTAATTATGTTCAGGCACAGCATCGGAGGAAACAGAAGAGACAGTTAAGGACCCAGCAAAATTTATCCTGGGAAGAAATTGCCAAAAAGTACCAGAACAAAGAGGATCCCTTGGGTGGTTCTTTTGTTATGGTCTGTGACATCAACAAGGAGATGCTTAAGGTTGGAAAGCAGAAAGCTGTTGGCCAAGGATATGATACTG gacttgcatgggtcctgggagatgCTGAAGAACTTCCCATCCATGATGACAAGTTTGACGTTTACACCATTGCCTTTGGGATCCGGAATGTCACTCACATTGATCGG GCACTCCAGGAAGCCTACCGGGTCCTAAAGCCAGGAGGACGGTTTCTCTGTCTGGAGTTTAGTCAAGTGAGCAATCCCGTCATATCCAG GCTTTATGATCTCTACAGCTTCCAAGTCATTCCTGTCCTAGGAGAAATCATTGCGGGAGATTGGAAATCCTATCAGTACCTTGTGGAGAGTATCCGGAAGTTCCCAAGTCAG GAAGAGTTCAAGGAGATGATCGAAGATGCAGGTTTTCAGAAAGTGACTTACGAAAGTCTAACTAGAGGGATTGTAGCTATTCATTCTGGCTTCAAACTTTAA
- the Dynll1 gene encoding dynein light chain 1, cytoplasmic — MCDRKAVIKNADMSEEMQQDSVECATQALEKYNIEKDIAAHIKKEFDKKYNPTWHCIVGRNFGSYVTHETKHFIYFYLGQVAILLFKSG, encoded by the exons ATGTGCGACCGTAAGGCGGTGATCAAAAATGCAGACATGTCGGAAGAGATGCAACAGGACTCGGTGGAGTGCGCAACTCAGGCGCTGGAGAAATACAACATAGAGAAGGACATTGCGGCCCACATCAAGAAG GAGTTTGACAAGAAGTACAACCCCACTTGGCACTGCATTGTGGGGCGGAACTTCGGGAGCTATGTGACACACGAAACCAAACACTTCATCTACTTTTACCTGGGTCAGGTGGCCATTCTTCTGTTCAAATCTGGCTAA